TGTTGAAAGAATTGAAAAGAAAAATGTTTTAATAGATCTGGGTAAAACAGAGGCAACTCTAATTCCCAATGAGCAGATTCCTAATGAAACTTATAATCATGGTGATAGAATAAAGGTCTATATAGTTGAAGTTAAAAAGACAACAAAGGGACCTCAGATTTTAATATCAAGGTCACATCCTGGACTTGTAAAGAGATTGTTTGAAATTGAGGTGCCGGAGATACAGCAAGGTATAGTTGAAATCAGAAGTATATCCAGAGAAGCCGGTTCAAGAACAAAAATGGCTGTTTTTACAAAAGATCCAAATATCGATCCGGTAGGTTCATGTGTTGGGTACAAAGGGACAAGAGTTCAGGCTGTTGTAAATGAGTTAAGAGGTGAAAAAATAGATATAGTAAAATGGAGTTCAAAGCCTCAGGAATTTATTGTAAATGCATTAAGCCCAGCAAAAGTTATTAATATAGAAATTGACGAAAAGGAAAAGATTGCAAAAGTTATTGTTCCGGATTATCAGCTTTCTTTAGCAATAGGAAAAGAAGGGCAAAACGTCAGGCTTGCAGCAAAATTAACTGGATGGAAAATTGATATAAAAAGTGAATCTATGGTTGAAGGTTAATAGAGGTGGTTTATATGAAAACAAAGAAAGTACCTTTAAGAATGTGCCTTGGATGTCAACAAATGAAACCTAAAAGAGATCTTATAAGGATTGTAAAAAGAGCTAAAGACAATGGGGTTCAGGTTGATTTTACAGGGAAAATTTCTGGCCGGGGTTGTTATATATGTAAAAACATCGATTGCCTTGAGAAAGCAATAAAAACTAAACGTATAGAAAAATCCTTGGAGTGTAAGGTACCTGATGATTTAATAGAGGTTTTAAGAAAAGAGGTTATTGATGAATAACAAATTTTATTCCTTGTTGGGAATCAGCAAAAAATCTGCAAACATGTCAAATGGAAGTTTTGCTGTAGAAAAAAGTATAAAAAGTGGTCTTGCATATTTGGTAATAATTGCAGATGATGCAGCTAAAAATACAGCGGAGAAATTTAAAAATCTTTGCGAATCCAAAAAAATACCTTTATTAATACAAGGTAAAAAAGAATTGATTGGTAGAAGTATTGGGAAAAATGATACTTCAGTTGTAAGTATTAATGACTTAAATCTATCAAATGAAATATTAAATATAATAAAGAAGTTACAAAATGATGGAGGTGAATAATATGTCTAAAACAAGAGTATATGAATTAGCAAGGGAATTAAATTTATCAAGTAAAGACCTTATTTTAAAGCTTAATGAACTTGGTATCAAAGTTAAAAATCACATGAGTACATTGGAAGACGAAGAAGTAAACTTGATTATTGAAATTCTTACAGATAAACATGAAGTCAAAGATGATGAAAATAAAATGGAATGTATAGAGAATGGGAATGATGAAAACAATCAGGTTAAAAGTGAGGATATTAAAATAATATCTGTACCACCTTTTATTACAGTAAAAGAATTATCTGAAAAAATGAATATTAATTCATCTGATATAATTAAAAAACTTATGTCCCGTGGGATCATGGTTACAATTAATCAACAAATTGATTATGATAATGCTGTTCAGATTGCAGAAGAATATGGTTTTTTGGTTGATAAAAAAGAAGAAGATGATGAAAATATAAATATATTGGATGAAGAAGATGATGAGAAGGATAATGAGGAGGAGTTATTACCACGCCCTCCTGTTGTAACTGTAATGGGACATGTAGATCACGGCAAAACATCACTTCTTGATGCCATAAGAAAAACAAAAGTAAGCCAACATGAAGCAGGTGGGATAACACAACATATTGGTGCATCTGTCGTTGAAATTAACAATAAAAAAATTATTTTTCTTGATACACCGGGACATGAGGCATTTACAGCCATGAGAGCAAGAGGCGCCAGTGTTACAGATATTGCTATTCTTGTTGTGGCAGCAGATGATGGTGTAATGCCTCAGACTATTGAAGCCATTAATCATGCAAAAGCAGCCAATGTACCAATAATTGTTGCAATAAACAAGATAGACAAACCAAATGCTAATCCTGATAGGGTAAAACAGGAATTAACAGAACATGGACTTGTCCCAGAAGATTGGGGTGGTGATACCATATGTGTAAATGTATCTGCACACTTAAAAACCGGTATTGATACATTGCTTGAAATGGTGTTGCTTGTTGCTGAAATGCAGGAACTTAAAGCAAATCCCAATAGAAATGCAAAAGGGGTTATTATAGAAGCACAGCTTGATAAAACCAAAGGACCAGTTGCAACTGTTCTTGTCCAAAAGGGCACTTTAAAAACCGGCGATGTTATAATTGCAGGTAGTGCCTTTGGAAAAGTAAGGGCAATGTTTGATGATAAAGGAAAGAAAATAAAAAAAGCAACTCCTTCGACACCAGTAGAAGTATTGGGGCTTTCTGATGTTCCAGAGGCAGGAGATGTACTTGTAGCATTGCAAGATGAAAAAAAAGCTCGCCTGATTGTAGAAAAAAGAAAAGAGAAATATAGAGAATATAAGATAAAACAAAAACAAAAGATTTCTCTTGATGAATTATTT
This is a stretch of genomic DNA from Aceticella autotrophica. It encodes these proteins:
- a CDS encoding L7Ae/L30e/S12e/Gadd45 family ribosomal protein, giving the protein MNNKFYSLLGISKKSANMSNGSFAVEKSIKSGLAYLVIIADDAAKNTAEKFKNLCESKKIPLLIQGKKELIGRSIGKNDTSVVSINDLNLSNEILNIIKKLQNDGGE
- the nusA gene encoding transcription termination factor NusA, which codes for MNSEFIEALNQICKNKGIAPDIMFEAIEAALVSAYKKNYGTSQNVKVTMDHETGDVRVFAQKVVVDNVYNNLLEISFEDALKINKKYQIGDIIDIEVTPKIFGRIAAQNAKQVVIQRIREAERNIIYEDFLRKESEVVTGIVERIEKKNVLIDLGKTEATLIPNEQIPNETYNHGDRIKVYIVEVKKTTKGPQILISRSHPGLVKRLFEIEVPEIQQGIVEIRSISREAGSRTKMAVFTKDPNIDPVGSCVGYKGTRVQAVVNELRGEKIDIVKWSSKPQEFIVNALSPAKVINIEIDEKEKIAKVIVPDYQLSLAIGKEGQNVRLAAKLTGWKIDIKSESMVEG
- the rnpM gene encoding RNase P modulator RnpM → MKTKKVPLRMCLGCQQMKPKRDLIRIVKRAKDNGVQVDFTGKISGRGCYICKNIDCLEKAIKTKRIEKSLECKVPDDLIEVLRKEVIDE
- the infB gene encoding translation initiation factor IF-2 encodes the protein MEVNNMSKTRVYELARELNLSSKDLILKLNELGIKVKNHMSTLEDEEVNLIIEILTDKHEVKDDENKMECIENGNDENNQVKSEDIKIISVPPFITVKELSEKMNINSSDIIKKLMSRGIMVTINQQIDYDNAVQIAEEYGFLVDKKEEDDENINILDEEDDEKDNEEELLPRPPVVTVMGHVDHGKTSLLDAIRKTKVSQHEAGGITQHIGASVVEINNKKIIFLDTPGHEAFTAMRARGASVTDIAILVVAADDGVMPQTIEAINHAKAANVPIIVAINKIDKPNANPDRVKQELTEHGLVPEDWGGDTICVNVSAHLKTGIDTLLEMVLLVAEMQELKANPNRNAKGVIIEAQLDKTKGPVATVLVQKGTLKTGDVIIAGSAFGKVRAMFDDKGKKIKKATPSTPVEVLGLSDVPEAGDVLVALQDEKKARLIVEKRKEKYREYKIKQKQKISLDELFNQIKEGNIKELNIILKADLQGSVEAIQQSIEQLSNDEVRIKVIHGAVGAITETDVMFAAASNAIIIGFNVRPDSKAKSLAEKEKVDIRLYRIIYDAIDDIKAAMKGMLEPEFKERELGKAEVRAVFKVPGVGNVAGCYVLEGKILRSAEIRIVRNGIVIYEGKIASLKRFKEDTKEVLQGFECGIGIERFNDIKEGDVLEAFQMEEIPR